One stretch of Qipengyuania gelatinilytica DNA includes these proteins:
- a CDS encoding glycosyltransferase family 4 protein produces the protein MVGGSHISALTMLRELDPARFEPKVLLSGPEGDLGRMLEDEGIPYSRIAMPDPSSETLFGITSSVRAAIAHLKEGGFDYVHTNEGRNHVVWGLAAKIAGVEQVWHHRGHPRAKGLRFVAPLTARAVVSVSHYASPQPSNYSAGDRCRVIHSPFDTSCADIDRNESRREALEELGFDADSFIVGFFAQFGDRKRPETFVETIAAALRENPERKIYGLLFGEEYEAGFEEKVRKAIENNGLQERVLMMGFRKPAERWIAACDALLVPAVNEPFGRTLVEAMLVGTPVVAAASGGNIEAIEHGETGLLAKADDPEDMAKQLARLDDDPGLGARIAANARKHALSSFGISKHVRAIEELYTEIAA, from the coding sequence ATGGTCGGAGGCAGCCATATCTCGGCTTTGACAATGCTGCGCGAACTCGACCCGGCGCGGTTCGAGCCAAAGGTGCTCCTTTCCGGGCCGGAGGGTGATCTGGGAAGGATGCTGGAAGACGAGGGCATACCCTATTCCCGCATCGCCATGCCCGATCCGAGCTCCGAAACGCTCTTCGGCATAACTTCCAGTGTGCGCGCAGCGATCGCCCACCTGAAAGAAGGCGGCTTCGACTATGTGCACACCAACGAGGGCCGCAACCACGTCGTCTGGGGCCTCGCTGCGAAGATCGCCGGCGTGGAACAGGTCTGGCATCATCGCGGCCATCCACGGGCGAAGGGGCTGCGCTTCGTCGCGCCCCTGACGGCCAGGGCCGTGGTTTCCGTATCGCATTACGCATCGCCTCAGCCATCGAACTATTCGGCCGGAGACCGGTGCCGCGTCATCCATTCTCCTTTCGATACGTCCTGTGCCGACATCGACCGCAACGAAAGCAGGCGCGAAGCTCTGGAAGAGCTGGGCTTCGACGCGGACAGCTTCATCGTCGGGTTCTTCGCCCAGTTCGGCGACCGCAAGAGGCCGGAAACCTTCGTCGAAACTATCGCCGCGGCCCTTCGCGAAAATCCCGAAAGGAAAATCTACGGGCTGCTCTTTGGAGAAGAGTATGAGGCCGGCTTCGAAGAGAAGGTCCGCAAGGCGATAGAGAATAACGGCCTTCAGGAGCGCGTGCTCATGATGGGGTTCCGCAAGCCTGCCGAGCGGTGGATTGCGGCTTGCGACGCGCTGCTGGTGCCCGCCGTCAACGAGCCCTTCGGGCGCACGCTCGTCGAAGCCATGCTGGTCGGCACACCGGTCGTCGCCGCGGCGTCGGGAGGCAATATCGAGGCTATCGAACATGGCGAGACCGGCCTGCTGGCAAAGGCCGACGATCCCGAAGACATGGCGAAACAGCTCGCGCGTCTCGATGACGATCCCGGCCTCGGCGCACGTATCGCGGCGAACGCGCGCAAGCATGCGTTGAGCAGTTTCGGGATCAGCAAGCACGTCCGTGCGATCGAGGAATTGTATACGGAAATCGCTGCATGA
- a CDS encoding glycosyltransferase: MKILHVITGLNVGGAENMLAKLIENDSRSQTQHVLSLLKPGPLAERITAAGATVHTLGMKRGLPTIGAARRLMRLVKKLGPDVLHGWMYHGNLAVTYAQFASRSDMPTIWNIRHSLENAQRETLRTRALLAISRRLSHRPRAIVYNSTASAAQHEVHGFSTAQRTVIPNGFDCSLFRPDPGAREKVEALFGIPAGRPIIGCIARFHPMKGHANLVAAATIAMQQGSDFHLLMVGHGLAEPPDDLRKMIEKLPSGRVTTSDARLDVAEWLPGLDILVVPSGWGEAFPNVIGEAFSCGVPVISTDVGDSRAIVGPAGEIVPPEDPEALAAAIARMLELSGEERSRLGLAGRERIVDNYSLNAITEHYERLYREVSSNRANRTANANRGEHSVGNSNTLS, translated from the coding sequence ATGAAGATCCTGCACGTCATCACGGGACTGAACGTGGGTGGCGCCGAGAACATGCTGGCCAAGCTGATCGAAAACGATTCCCGGTCGCAAACGCAGCACGTGCTTTCCCTGCTCAAGCCCGGCCCGCTGGCCGAACGAATTACGGCGGCGGGGGCAACAGTTCATACGCTTGGGATGAAGCGCGGTTTGCCCACCATCGGTGCGGCAAGGCGCCTGATGAGGCTCGTCAAAAAGCTCGGCCCCGATGTCCTTCATGGCTGGATGTATCACGGGAACCTGGCAGTCACCTACGCGCAATTCGCCAGCCGAAGCGATATGCCGACCATCTGGAATATTCGCCATTCCCTCGAAAATGCACAGCGCGAGACCCTGCGCACGAGGGCCCTGCTGGCCATCAGCCGGCGCCTCTCGCATCGCCCCCGCGCCATCGTCTACAACTCCACCGCGTCGGCAGCGCAGCACGAAGTCCATGGCTTTTCTACCGCGCAGCGGACAGTCATTCCGAATGGCTTCGACTGTTCCCTCTTCCGTCCCGATCCTGGGGCGCGAGAAAAGGTCGAAGCCCTGTTCGGGATACCGGCTGGCCGTCCTATCATAGGTTGCATCGCGAGGTTCCACCCGATGAAAGGGCATGCGAACCTTGTGGCCGCTGCGACAATCGCGATGCAGCAAGGCAGCGATTTTCACCTTTTGATGGTCGGACACGGGCTGGCCGAGCCGCCGGATGACCTGCGAAAGATGATCGAAAAGCTGCCGTCCGGTCGCGTCACGACCAGCGACGCCCGGCTCGACGTTGCCGAATGGCTGCCGGGTCTCGACATACTCGTGGTGCCCTCGGGGTGGGGAGAGGCGTTCCCGAACGTGATCGGGGAAGCATTCTCATGCGGTGTCCCGGTCATCTCCACCGACGTGGGTGACAGCAGGGCCATAGTCGGCCCGGCAGGCGAGATCGTTCCGCCCGAGGACCCGGAGGCACTTGCCGCGGCGATAGCGCGAATGCTGGAGCTGTCGGGTGAGGAGCGCAGCCGCCTCGGCCTCGCCGGCAGGGAACGGATTGTCGACAATTACTCGCTGAATGCGATCACGGAGCACTACGAGCGTCTATATCGGGAAGTGAGCAGCAATCGGGCGAACCGGACAGCGAACGCGAATCGTGGGGAGCATTCGGTCGGCAACTCGAACACGCTAAGCTGA